The proteins below come from a single Cervus canadensis isolate Bull #8, Minnesota chromosome 2, ASM1932006v1, whole genome shotgun sequence genomic window:
- the DMRTB1 gene encoding doublesex- and mab-3-related transcription factor B1 yields MKADRTKQADKMLRTPKCSRCRNHGFLVPVKGHAGKCRWKQCTCEKCYLITERQKIMAAQKVLKKQAPGEEQEVALGAQGPQLASGSAAANPGPRFYPLPPLAVLGDEQLGPTGQAAACFPERPPRGWSPGMSAFQPILGGRMGLSEHAARARPSSLEPQLAAEATGRGYPGCLELRRPPRPVPSPLLADFGLPLSINSDSVVGSEYLEREPPKLYPSCSSMHPYGPFPLGYQGASPAAGPPLQQRFGHVSYSHYNGGGLVADPMGDFQPSYYPPRAPSQQPQFLPPGFLSALHFFPPPPPPPPPASFSLTILSDMDKENTDDQDVEGPIEPSQPSSQEQSD; encoded by the exons ATGAAGGCAGACCGTACCAAGCAGGCCGACAAGATGCTTCGTACCCCCAAGTGCTCGCGGTGCCGGAACCATGGCTTCCTGGTACCAGTCAAGGGCCATGCGGGCAAGTGCCGCTGGAAGCAGTGCACCTGCGAGAAGTGCTACTTGATCACCGAGCGCCAGAAGATCATGGCTGCACAAAAGGTGCTCAAGAAGCAGGCCCCTGGTGAGGAGCAGGAGGTGGCCCTGGGCGCACAGGGACCCCAGCTGGCCTCCGGGAGCGCTGCCGCCAACCCGGGCCCAAGGTTCTACCCGCTGCCTCCGCTTGCCGTTTTGGGAGACGAGCAGCTGGGCCCTACGGGCCAAGCGGCCGCCTGCTTCCCTGAGAGGCCCCCGCGGGGCTGGAGCCCCGGCATGAGTGCCTTCCAGCCCATTCTGGGTGGCCGCATGGGCCTGAGCGAACACGCCGCCAGGGCCAGGCCCAGTTCTCTGGAGCCCCAGCTGGCGGCGGAGGCCACCGGCCGGGGCTACCCCGGCTGCCTGGAGCTGCGCAGACCGCCGCGGCCTGTGCCCAGCCCGCTGTTGGCCGACTTCG GGCTCCCTCTGAGCATCAACTCAGATTCTGTGGTGGGGTCTGAGTACCTGGAGAGAGAACCTCCCAAGCTGTACCCCAGCTGCTCCAGCATGCACCCCTATGGCCCTTTTCCGCTGGGCTACCAGGGTGCGTCCCCTGCCGCGGGGCCCCCTCTGCAGCAGCGTTTCGGGCATGTGTCCTATAGCCACTACAATGGAGGAGGCTTG GTGGCGGACCCCATGGGAGACTTCCAGCCGAGCTACTACCCGCCGCGGGCGCCATCGCAGCAGCCCCAGTTCCTCCCGCCGGGCTTCCTCTCTGCGCTCCACTTcttcccgccgccgccgccgccgccgccgccagcaAGCTTCTCACTGACCATCCTGTCTGACATGGACAAGGAGAACACCG aTGACCAGGACGTGGAGGGGCCGATCGAGCCCAGCCAGCCATCGTCCCAGGAGCAGTCCGACTAG